CCAAATGGAGCCTGGATTCTTGATCTTCGTCAAGGGCTTCATAGGGATGCTGGCGCACATTCTCATGGAACCGGTTCACTCTCCGAGGAGGCTTCCTTTGACCCAACGCTGGCTATCCATTTTGATCGCGATCTTGATGCTGATGGCGTCCGGCCCCGCATCGGCGGAAATCGGCGGTCGCTATATTATGCGGGATCACCTGGGCAATGTGGTCTACGACAAAGATTTCGAGGGTAAATTCCAGCTCATAACTTTCGGTTACACCTTCTGTCCTGATATCTGCCCGACGCAATTGCAAACCACCGCCGATGCCTTGGCCCTGCTCACACCCGAGCAACTGGCCCAGGTGGTCCCCATTTTCGTCTCCGTGGATCCGGAAAGAGATACCCCTTCCGTCCTGCGGGACTACGTGGCAACGTTCCATCCGGCGATCATCGGCCTGAGCGGCACGCCACAACTGACCGACCGGATCATCGGCCTATACAAGGTCAAAGTGGCCAAGGTTCCCTCCTCCACAGGCGATCCGGACATGTACACCATGGACCATACGGCAGGCGCATTTCTGATGGGGCCGGACGGCAAATACATCGCCAAGATCCCCCATGCCTCCACACCGGAACAGATGGTCGAAAGACTACGCACGTTCATCAAATGATGGGAGGGGCATGGCCCCCATCGAAGCTGTTTTCAAAAGGGTCTTCAACCGCTATACTGCCGCCCGCCAGCATCGCAACAAAAGCCAGAAGGCATGAGCAATGAGTGACTTGGAAACCCTGTTGGACCGTGGCACGCGTGCACAGGTTATTGCCGGCCTGAGCTACGTGGGGGTGCTGTGCTTTGTGCCTTTGATGGTTCGCGACAACGCTTTTGTCCACTTTCACGCCAAACAGGGGCTGGTCTTGTGGGCCTGGAGTGTGATGGCAGGCATGGCCCTGTTCGTGCCATCGATCGGACGCCCCTTTGCCATGTTGTCGCTCATCGCCATCGTCATGCTATCGCTGATGGGCCTGGCCGCCGTGGCCTTGAAAAAAGCCTACAAGCTGCCTTTGGTCTACGAACTGGCCAACAAGATTTGATTCCCTGATCGAAATGCCCGCCTCCGCCAACATGGGGTGGAAAATCTGATTCATTCGGGTACAATCATTTCGGCTCAAAAACTAATTGCTTTCGAAATGCCTTTGATTTGGGGCAAAGGACCCGATATTGCCGCGGACCCGACTCCTTCCTGACGCCTTGCGCGCGCCTGCCGATGCTGCGGCGACCTCACCGCCGCGCAAAACTCTCGCCAAGGGCATGGTTGATTGGGAAATCTTTTTCGAGGCCAAGGACCAAGGGGTGATCCCGCTGGTCAAACAGGCCCGATCCCTCGATACTTTAGAAAAATGCTATGCGGTGACCGTGGCGCAGTTGTTTCGTCGAGACGGCGATTCCGACCGACGTCGGACCTTTGAGGCCTTGTTCCATGAACTGGTGGGAGCCGGGGAACAAGACCTGGAGGCCATCAAGGAGCGCCTGACCCTCGTCTTTCGCCATATCAAGGAGGAACGCAAGGAACGGGTCGATATGCTGCTCAAAGCCAAGGCTTCCAAAGCCGAAGAAGAGGAGCGCCGCGCCACCGAGGCGCAAGTGGACCTGGACGAGGATGAATCGGTCGAACTAGAGACTCCGATGGCCACGAGCCCCGATGAACCGGAAGGCCCCACCGCGCGCGAGGCGTTCAAGGAAGTGTTTGCACAGTTGTTCATCAATCGACTGATGCTGATGGAAGCGGACATGGACTGGTGCCAAAAAAACCATGTAAAGCCGCCCTTCTTCTGTTCCCCGGATTTCTCGGCCTTGTTCAAACAAGCGCTGATCGATCATCTGGGAGATGCCATGGCCGATCATTTCCCCAGCCTGCTCACCCGTATCAAGCTCAAGGAACCGGACGACCGCCTAGCCTATACCCTGGAGAACCTGGAAGACCGCAAATACCGCCGGGTGCTCTGGGAAACCTGGCAGGGGGTTTGGGCGCGCGTTACCCAGGAGCAAGTGGCTCCCAAAAAACCGTCGCCGGAAAAGCAAAAGAAAAAAGGCTTTCTGGAATCCCTGACCGGTCAATCGGGCGACAAAAAAGGCGATAGTATCGCCGGGTGGAAGAAAAAGGTCGCGGCAGTCAAGGAGCACAACGCCAACTGCGTGGCCCTATGGGAAATAATCACCGATACGTCAACGCTCTTCGTGCCTCCGACCAAGGAAGACGATGGCAAGATGCTCATGCAATTGTTCGGGCGCAGTATGTCGGGCCTGAAAAAGGAAATCACCGCCCTACGACAGATCGCCGGACAAGGCGGTGAATTGGGTCGCGCCTTTGACCGCTATCAGGCAGGCAAAAGCCTGGACCTGTCGCTCACCGTGGTCAGCTTCCAGGCACCGGATCTCTATCAGGATGACCATAAGAAGATCTTGAAAAAATATTTGGCTGGAATCCCTGCCGAGAGTCGCGCCTCGGCCTACCCCCTGACCACCCGTTTTCTGGGTGAATTCTTAAACTAAAGATTTTAATCGTTCCTAATGAATACCGGCCTCGTCCGTGGCCTTGACCGCCGTCAGGAATCCTGGGGTCGATCCGCTATGCAGATAGGCCAGGGCGCATCCTAGAGCCTTGTCCTTGCCTTCTTCCCCGGCGGGGGGGCAGCGGTCTTCAGACAGAGTCACCTTGGCCTGTCGCTCCTGACCATGATCGACCTTCAATGCATTCGGCAGATCTGCTTCCCGGCGGGCTCTATGCTCTTCGGCTTCGGCTTCGGTCTTCGCATCGACTTCCGCTTCGGATGTCTCGTCCTCCGAGGCCGCTTTTGCAGAGCTCTTGTCCTCTTTTTTCGCCGAGGCTTGCAAAACGATATCAGGCAGCACGCCAACCCCCTGGATCGCCCGCCCCGAAGGAACATAGTAAAGATCCGTGGTCAGCTTCAAAGCGCCTTCAAGATCCAGACGGGAAACCACCTGGACCGACCCTTTGCCAAACGACCGGGCCCCCATGACCGTGGCCCGTCGGTGATCCTGCAAGGCCGCCGCGACAATCTCGGAAGCCGACGCGGATCCCTCGTTAATCAACACGACAATGGGCAATCCGCGGGCCAAATCACCCCATTTGGCGTTGTGGTCGCGCCCGTTCCGTCCATCCCGACCACGGACGGAAACCACCTGGCCCTCATCAAGAAAACTATCGGCAAGGGTCACTGATTCACTCAACAGTCCGCCAGGATTGTTCCGCAGGTCCAGAACATAACCCTTCAATTTCGGTCCGATCTCCGCCCGCAGAGCCTCAATGGCTTCGACGGTGCCTTCGTCCGTGGTTTGCGAGAATCGGCTGACGCGGATATAGCCGATATCCCCCTCGGCCCGCCATTTGACCGCCTTCACATGCACGATGTCGCGCCTCAAGGTCACATCGAAAACATCGTTTTCGCCACGCAGAACCGTCAGTCTGATGGAGGTACCCGGTTTGCCGCGCATCACCCGAACCGCATCGGTCAGCTTCTTACCTTTGACTGCTTTGCCATCCAGATGGGTGATCAGGTCGTTGGCTTTCAGGCCGGCCCGAAAAGCAGGTGTATCATCGATCGGTGAAATAACCTTCACCGCACCGCTTTCCTTGTCCAGAGTTACCAAAATCCCAAGCCCGCCAAATTGACCTTGGGTGGTCACCTGCATTTCCTTGAATTCCTGCGGGTTCAGATAGCTGGAATGGGGATCCAGCTTTTCCATCATCGCATCCAGCGCCGCTTCGACCAAATGCCGATCCGTCTGCTCCTTGCCCTCTTCGGGTTTGTAGAGACGCAGGCCTTCGATGGCGGCATCGATCAGGTCCGCGTCCACCACGGGCTGAACATACTGAGTGCGGACCTTGGAGAAAGCATTGCGGAAATGTTCAAGCTGCTGAGGGTTGTCCGTCGTGGAGACTTCCAGGTAGACGTCTTGGAAGCGGGACAACTCTTTTTCCGCTTCCGAACCCAGGTCATCGAACAGGCGCCCCAGACCAAAAACGGCTTGGGCCGAATTCGCCCCGACACATCCCGCCAACACATGGGTCAACAGGCCACCGATGAGGAACCCGACGACCAGCAGTCCAGACCGATAGGCTAGGTTTCCGGCTCGCCCGGATCTGAGGGAAAAACGTTGTGCCACCGGTCAACCGTCGGCCGTGATGATTTCGGTCAGCTCCGCCAACACCTTTTCGGCATCATCGTTTTCCACCTGACAGGTTCCCGCCGCTTCGTGGCCGCCTCCGCCATATTTCAATGCCAATTCACCCACGTTTGTCTTGGAGCCACGGTCAATAACCGATTTACCGATGGCGAACACGGTATTGAGCTTTTGCAGCCCCCAAATCACATGAATCGAGATATTGATCTGCGGATAGAGCGCATAGATCAAGAACCGGTTGCCGGCGAAAATAATCTCCTCGCCGCGCAGGTCCAGCACGGCCAGATTGCCATGCACGGTTGTGCAGCGCTTAATCTGATCTTCGAACTGGCTTTGGTGCTCTTCGTACAGCTCCACCCGCTCCCGGACATCGGGCAGCGCCATGATCTCGTCGATGGTGTGATTGCGGCAATAGTCGATCAATTCCATCATCAACTGGTAATTGGAAATACGAAATTCCTTGAACCGCCCCAGGCCGGTGCGTGCGTCCATTAGGAAATTGAGCAGTTCCCAGCCACCCGGCTCACGGATTTCCGCCTCGGTGAACTGAGCCGAGTCGCCCTTGTCCACGGCCTCCATCAGATCCGGTGCCACATTGGGGAAGCCCTCGGGACCCTTGAAATGGTCATAAACCACCCGCGCCGCCGAGGGAGCATGGGGACTGACAATATAGTTTTCGGGAATGGCTTCGAGACGCAGAGTCTCGCTGAAATGATGGTCGAATGCCAGATGCACCCTGGGGTCATAGGGCAAGTTGGTTGTGATATCCGTGCTGGCCAACAACACCGTACCGTCCTGCACGTCTTTGGGATGGACGAACTTGATCTCGTCAACCATCTCCAGTTCCCGCAATAGCACCGCACAGACAAGACCGTCAAAATCGCTGCGCGTGACCAACCGATATTTAGCTTCCGACATGGAATGTTCTCCGAAGAATCCCGATTGCGTTAACTTTAAGTGCTTCTGTCGCCGGAGGAAAGCCTTCTCGCGGCAATCAGAAACTCCTTATTGCCCTCGGGCCCCTTGATGGGGCTTTCGGTCACGCCGAGAACCGCCCATTCGGCCTGGCATTCAATCCAGTTTCGAATGCTTTCACAGACTTCTTCGTGCAGGGCTGAGTCCCGCACGACACCGCCCTTCCCGACCCGCTCGCGCCCCACTTCGAACTGCGGCTTGATCAGCGCCACCAGGACCGCGCCGCGGGCCGCCAGAGCCAAGGGAGCGGGCAGCAAAGTGCGCAGCCCGATGAAACTGGCGTCGCAGACAATCAGGTCGATCGGTTCGGGGATCATCTCCGAAGTCAGGTAGCGGGCATTGGTGCGTTCCATGACCACCACCCGCGAGTCGGTACGCAGCTTTTTGGCCAATTGCCGGTGGCCCACATCTACCGCATAGACCTTGGTCGCGCCGTTGTTCAGCAACACATCGGTGAAGCCGCCAGTGGAAGCGCCCAGGTCGAGGCCGGTCTTGCCGGTCGGATCGATGCCAAACTCGGACAGGCCCTTGGCCAGTTTCAGCCCGCCACGCGAGACCCAGGGGTGATCCTGGCCATTGATATCGATAGGGATATCGGTGCGTACCTGCTGGCCCGGCTTGCCCAGGCGCTTACTCTCGGAGGTGACGCAGCCCGCCATGATCAAGGCCTGAGCCTTGCTCCGGCTTTCCACCAGACCGCGATCAACCAACAGCTGATCGAGGCGCATTTTCGGATTGGCCATGACCGCCTCACTTGATGAGGATCTGGGCCTCAGCCCCCCTGCGCCACCGTCGTCACTTCGATGCCCAGGGCGGCCAGGGCGGTGCCGACCATGGCACCGGCGCTCAGTCCGGCCCGGTCGTACTGCTTGGCCGGGTCGTCGTGATCCATATAGGTATCGGGCAGCACCAGCGGGCGGAACTTCAGATGCCCAGTATCCAGCAGGCCCGCATGGGCCAGATACTGAGCGACATAGGAGCCGAAACCGCCGACCGAGCCCTCTTCCACGGTGATCAGCACTTCGTGGTTGGTGGCCAGACGATGAACCAGGTCTTCGTCCAAGGGTTTGGCGAAGCGGGCATCGGCGACCGTTGTGGTCAGGCCACGCGCCGCCAGTTCTTCCGCCGCCGACAAGGCTTCGGCCAGACGGGTACCCAGGGAGAGGATGGCCACCTTGGTGCCTTCCTTCATCACCCGCCCCCGACCGATTTCCAGGATTTCGCTGCCCACCGGCATGTCCACACCGACCCCTTCGCCGCGCGGATAGCGGAAGGCGATGGGGCCTTCGTCATAGGCTGCCGCCGTGGCCACCATGCGATCCAGGTCGGCTTCGTCCGCCGCCGCCATGATGGTCATATTCGGGATACAGCCCAGATAGGCCACATCAAACGCGCCCGCGTGGGTGGCGCCGTCGGCCCCCACCAGCCCGGCCCGGTCGATGGGGAAACGCACCGGTAAATTCTGTAGAGCCACGTCATGGACCACCTGGTCATAGGCCCGCTGCAAGAAAGTGGAATAGATGGCACAGAAGGGCTTCAGCCCCTCGCAGGCCAACCCGGCGGAGAAGGTCACCGCATGCTGTTCGGCAATGCCCACGTCAAAAAAGCGCTTGGGATAGAGCTCGGCGAACTTGTCCACGCCGGTCCCAGCAGGCATGGCGGCGGTTACCGCGACAATCTTGCCGTCATTTTCCGCCTCGCGCACCAGGGCATTGCCGAATACCTTGGTATAGGCGGGGGCATTGGATACGGCCTTGATGGGCTCGCCGGTCACCACATTGAAACGGCCCACGCCGTGATACTTGTCGCGGGCTTCCTCGGCGGGTTGATAGCCCTTGCCTTTTTGAGTCACCACATGGACCAGCACCGGCCCCGGGCTATCTTCGAATTCGGCGTCTCGGACGTTTTTCAGCACCGGCAGAAGGTGTTCCAGATTGTGGCCGTCGATGGGGCCCACGTAATAGAATCCCAATTCCTCGAACAAGGTACCGCCGGTGACGAAGCCACGGGCATATTCATCGGCGCGCCGGGCGGCGGCTTCCAATGTACGGGGCAGATAGCGGGTCACTTCCTTGGCCAGGCTGCGCAGGCTGAGGAACGACTTGGAGGACACCACCCGAGACAGATAGGCGCTCATGGCGCCGACGGGCGGGGCAATGGACATATCGTTGTCGTTGAGAATGACCACCATGCGTGAGCGTTCGTATCCGGCGTTGTTCATGGCCTCATAGGCCATGCCGGCGCTCATGGAGCCGTCACCGATGACCGAGACCACGTGATTGTCGGCCTCTTTGATATCGCGCCCGACCGCCATGCCCAAACCGGCGGAAATGGATGTGGAGCTATGGCCGGTGCCAAAGGGGTCATATTCGGACTCGGTGCGCTTGACGAACCCGGAGAGTCCACCGCCTTGCCGCATGGTCGCCATCCGATGACGCCGTCCAGTGAGAATTTTGTGCGGATAGGCCTGATGCCCCACGTCCCAGATCAGCTTGTCGCGCGGTGTATCGAATACATGATGCAGGGCAACGGTCAGTTCCACCACACCCAGGCTGGCCCCCAGATGGCCACCGGTGACCGAAACATGTCGCACGATATCCGAACGGATTTCCGCCGACAGTTCGATCAACTGTTCGAGATCCAAATCCTTCAGATCGTCGGGCGACTGAATGGCATCCAACAGCGGTGTGGGGGCGTCCACGTTCAAAATACTGGTCCTTAGTTCCGCGCTCTCACGTCGAGCGTTCAACAACGAAGCGGGCGAGGTCCCGCAAAGGGTCTGCCTTTTCCCCGAACATTTCAAGGTGTTTAGCTGCCTGGTCGGCCAGCATGTCGGCCTGTTCCCGGGCCCGCCCTATGCCCAGCAGGGACACAAAGGTGGCTTTTCCGGCATCCGCGTCCTTATGGACCCGCTTGCCCACGGCAGCCTCGTCGCCGGTCTCATCAAGCAAATCGTCGGCAATTTGGAAGGCCAATCCCAAATCATGGGCATAGGCAATCAGTGCCTGCCGGGCGGCCTCGGGGGCCTTGCCCAGGATCGCCCCAGATTCGCAGGAAACGCGGATCAATGCCCCGGTTTTCATGCGTTGCAAACGGGTGATGGCGGGAATATCCAGATCGTTGTCCTCGGCCCACAAATCAATCATCTGGCCGCCAACCATGCCTTCAACACCGGAAGCCCGGGCCAGAGCCACCACCAGAGCGGCGCGTACCGCCGGGTCGGAATGGGTATCCTCGTCCGCCAGCACCTCGAAGGCCTGGGTCAACAGGGCGTCACCGACAAGAATTGCCGTCGCTTCGTCATATTGTTTGTGGCAGGTCGGACGCCCACGCCGCAGGTCGTCGTCGTCCATGGCGGGCAGATCGTCATGGACCAGGGAATAACAATGCACCATCTCGATCGCCGCCCCGGTGCGCAGGGCGGATCGCTCCGAGACATTGAACAGCTTCGCGCCCTGGACCGCCAAAAATGGCCGGATCCGTTTGCCGCCGCCCAAGGTGGCGTAGCGCATGGCCTCGATCAGCCGGTTTTCCGGCCCATCGGCGGCGGCCAACAGGTGATCGAGCATCTGCTCGATGGCGTCAGCGGTTTGAACCATGGTTTGTGAAAGGGTCATCGTTCGATTCCGCTCAATCCAATTCCGCCGGTTCGCTCGCCAAGCTCCCGTCCGGGCGTTGGACGATGCGGTCGATGCGAATGCGGGCCTCGCTGAGCTTTGCCTCGCAGTGACGTTTGAGATTGCTGCCGCGCTGATAGGCGTCGATGGCCTCGTCCAGCTTACCCTTCCCTTCTTCCAAGGTGCGGACGATGGTCTCCAATTCGGCCAGGGCTTCTTCGAAGCTCAGGCGCGTGATGTCGTCCGGCATGGTGCTGTCCGTATCGGTCATGAGTCTCTGTTCCGCTTATAAGGCGCGGCAGTCTAGTGCCGCCTTTTCGCACACGCAAGAAAAACGAAGGGCGGAGCCTGAGCCCCGCCCCGTTTGCCGTTGGATTTGCAAGATCTACTGGCTGGCGGCCGGTGCCGCCGCCTGGGTCGCCGGAGCAACCGCGTAGGGGTAGCCATATCCATAGCCATAGGCCGGATATCCGTAGCCGTATCCACCATAGTATGGATAGCCGCCATAGGCCGGATACCCGCCATAGGCCGGATACCCGCCATAATACGGATAGCCACCGTAGCCGTAGCCGGGATAACCGCCCCAGCCGTAGCCGGGATAACCACCCCAAGGACCACCGCCCCAGCCGTCATCGAACGGCCACCAGAACGCCTGAGAATCTTTTGTCGGAATAGCGGATACCGCCAAGGCCAAAACCAAAGCGCCCAGCAGCATACGGAATTTCATCATGATGGACCCTCCCTTTAGATCAAGATCGCGCCCCGCACCCTCCGCACGAGGCACGCGTTACTCCAGACCTGGGAACTATATCAGATTATGCTAATGTGGTCAAAAGTCACCTTGGGTTTTTTCCACATTTGAACGGATCAATGGCCCATCAAGGCGCTGACATGAGCCGCCACGCCGCCTGCCAGCCCGGTCAGGTCATACCCGCCTTCCAAAACCGAGACGGCCCGTCCGTCGCAACAATCATCGGCGATGGTGAGCAGGCCTTCAGTCACCCAGCCGAAATCCTCGTCCTGGAGTCGCAGATAGGCCAGCGGATCCTTGGCATGGGCATCGAACCCGGCCGAGATGATCAACAGGTCGGGCTTCCATTGGCGTATTTTTGGAAAGATGACGTCTTCATAGGCGCGGCGGAAGTCCTCCGAACCGCTGCCTGGATCCAGCGGATGATTGCAGACGTTGTCATGCTTACCCCGGTCGCTGGTGGCGCCGGTGCCCGGATAGGCGCCCGCCTGATGGGTCGAGGCATAAAGCATGTAAGGATAGTTCTCGCAAATGGCCTGGGTGCCATTGCCATGATGCACGTCGAAATCCACCACCGCCACCCGCTCGGCGCCGCAGGACTCATGGGCATGCAGCGCGCCGATGGCCGCATTGGCAAAGAAACAAAAGCCCATGGCATGCTCCGGCTCCGCATGGTGCCCCGGCGGACGCACGCCGCAAAAAGCGTTGCGCGCCTTGCCCGCCATCACCTGTTCCACCGCATCGATCATCGCCCCGGCGGAACGCAAAGCCGCTTCGGGGGTATGGGGACAAAGCGCCGTGTCGGGATCCAAATGCCGGTGCCCCTGGGCCGGAACATTCTCCAAAATATCGTCCACATACCAATCCGGATGCACCTTCTCGATCAGTGCCCGATCGGCCCGGGGCGCTTCGACCCGGTGTAGATGCAGATAGGCTTCGCCTTCCAATATGCGATTAATGGCCCGTAGCCGGTCCGGCCGTTCCGGGTGCCCTGCCCCCATTTCATGATCCAGGCAAGCAGGATGGGTGTAATACAGGGTCGACATGGTGGGGCTCCTCGGACCGGCAATGGATTTGGTAACGCAAAGTAACAGGCCGTTGCACCATGACGCCAGACCCCTTACACAATAAATGAGTTGTTCTGGCGGGATTGGCTCCCGATATGCAGGGAAAGTCCAGCCACCCTTTTTGACCAATAGATAAAGATATGACATGCGCTCTTTTTCGTTGATCGTCGCGACCCTGTCCTTGCTCGTCCTCACCGGTGCCGCGTCGGCCCAGGAAAAGGCCAAGGCGGGTGCCAAGAAATCCCGCGCTACCTTGGTCAGCGTGGATATGGTGCGCAAAGAACCACTCACACAGACCGTGCCGGTGCTGGGGCGCTTGATCTCCAGCCGCATCGGGGTGGTTTCGGCCCGCACCGATGGTCCGCTGGTCGCCTTTCGCGTTCAGGTCGGAGATCGGGTGGAATCGGGTCAGGTGATTGCCGTTCTGGACGCCGAGCGGGCCAAGCTCGAACTCACCCTCCGCCGCACCGAAGTGGCCCAGGCCGAAGCCGCCAAGCGAACCTCGCAAGCCCAGGCCGCCTTGCTGCGTCAGGAGCTCAAACGGCTGGAAAACCTGAAAAAGTCAGCCGCCTTCAGTCAGGCCCGCCTGGACGACAAGAAACAAGAAGTGCATGCCGCTCAATCGGCGGTGGCCGAGGCCCAGGCCAGCATCGCCCGCAGCCGGGCGGCCCTGAGCACCATCGAGGTGGATATCCGTGACAGCGAAATCCGCGCGCCCTATGCCGGTGTGGTCACCGAACGCCATACGGAACTGGGCGCTTGGGTCAAGACCGGCGAAGCGGTGGTCTCGTTGATCGATGATCGCAATCTGGAAATCGAGATCGATGTGCCATCCAGCCGGATCGATGGATTGCCCCAAGGCCGGGAACTGCGCTTCGACATGGGTAGCCACAGCGATTTGATGGCCCGGATCCGCGCCGTCATCCCCCGGGAAAACCCGCTGACCCGTACCCGCGCCGTGCGCCTGACCCCAGACTTCAACGATGACCAAATGAAAGGCCTTGCCGCGGGGCAGAGCCTCACTTTGCATATACCGGTGGGGGCCACCCGCGATGTGGTTACGGTCCACAAGGATGCGGTGGTCATGCGCAAAGGCAAGAACCTGGTCTATGTGGCCAAGGACGGCAAAGCGGAAAGCCGCAACGTGGACCTGGGCGTATCTGCCGGGACCCGCTTCGAGGTTCTGTCAGGATTGGAACCCGGTGACAAAGTCGTGACCCGTGGCAACGAGCGCCTACGCGATGGTCAGGCCATCCGTGCCAATGGCAACCCGGCCAAAGGCATGGCCGAGACAATGCCAAAACCGAAAGGCTGATCGCATGGATTTGATCCGCACATCCATTCATCGCCCCATCGCCGTGGTGGCGGCGGTATTGATGGTGGTGCTGTTTGGCATGGTTGCCTTGCAGACCATTCCCATCCAGCTCATTCCCGACGTCAACAAGCCTTTGATCACCGTCGACACCCGCTGGCCCGGCGCCGCTCCGGCGGAAGTGGAACGGGAAATCGTCAACCGGCAGGAAGAAGTGCTGCGCGGCCTTGAGGGTCTGGATGAAATGACCAGCCGCTCGCGCACCGGTCGTGCCACGGTGCGCCT
The sequence above is drawn from the Magnetospira sp. QH-2 genome and encodes:
- a CDS encoding efflux RND transporter periplasmic adaptor subunit, which translates into the protein MRSFSLIVATLSLLVLTGAASAQEKAKAGAKKSRATLVSVDMVRKEPLTQTVPVLGRLISSRIGVVSARTDGPLVAFRVQVGDRVESGQVIAVLDAERAKLELTLRRTEVAQAEAAKRTSQAQAALLRQELKRLENLKKSAAFSQARLDDKKQEVHAAQSAVAEAQASIARSRAALSTIEVDIRDSEIRAPYAGVVTERHTELGAWVKTGEAVVSLIDDRNLEIEIDVPSSRIDGLPQGRELRFDMGSHSDLMARIRAVIPRENPLTRTRAVRLTPDFNDDQMKGLAAGQSLTLHIPVGATRDVVTVHKDAVVMRKGKNLVYVAKDGKAESRNVDLGVSAGTRFEVLSGLEPGDKVVTRGNERLRDGQAIRANGNPAKGMAETMPKPKG
- a CDS encoding TlyA family RNA methyltransferase — its product is MANPKMRLDQLLVDRGLVESRSKAQALIMAGCVTSESKRLGKPGQQVRTDIPIDINGQDHPWVSRGGLKLAKGLSEFGIDPTGKTGLDLGASTGGFTDVLLNNGATKVYAVDVGHRQLAKKLRTDSRVVVMERTNARYLTSEMIPEPIDLIVCDASFIGLRTLLPAPLALAARGAVLVALIKPQFEVGRERVGKGGVVRDSALHEEVCESIRNWIECQAEWAVLGVTESPIKGPEGNKEFLIAARRLSSGDRST
- a CDS encoding S41 family peptidase, translated to MAQRFSLRSGRAGNLAYRSGLLVVGFLIGGLLTHVLAGCVGANSAQAVFGLGRLFDDLGSEAEKELSRFQDVYLEVSTTDNPQQLEHFRNAFSKVRTQYVQPVVDADLIDAAIEGLRLYKPEEGKEQTDRHLVEAALDAMMEKLDPHSSYLNPQEFKEMQVTTQGQFGGLGILVTLDKESGAVKVISPIDDTPAFRAGLKANDLITHLDGKAVKGKKLTDAVRVMRGKPGTSIRLTVLRGENDVFDVTLRRDIVHVKAVKWRAEGDIGYIRVSRFSQTTDEGTVEAIEALRAEIGPKLKGYVLDLRNNPGGLLSESVTLADSFLDEGQVVSVRGRDGRNGRDHNAKWGDLARGLPIVVLINEGSASASEIVAAALQDHRRATVMGARSFGKGSVQVVSRLDLEGALKLTTDLYYVPSGRAIQGVGVLPDIVLQASAKKEDKSSAKAASEDETSEAEVDAKTEAEAEEHRARREADLPNALKVDHGQERQAKVTLSEDRCPPAGEEGKDKALGCALAYLHSGSTPGFLTAVKATDEAGIH
- a CDS encoding SCO family protein; translation: MEPGFLIFVKGFIGMLAHILMEPVHSPRRLPLTQRWLSILIAILMLMASGPASAEIGGRYIMRDHLGNVVYDKDFEGKFQLITFGYTFCPDICPTQLQTTADALALLTPEQLAQVVPIFVSVDPERDTPSVLRDYVATFHPAIIGLSGTPQLTDRIIGLYKVKVAKVPSSTGDPDMYTMDHTAGAFLMGPDGKYIAKIPHASTPEQMVERLRTFIK
- a CDS encoding polyprenyl synthetase family protein, with amino-acid sequence MTLSQTMVQTADAIEQMLDHLLAAADGPENRLIEAMRYATLGGGKRIRPFLAVQGAKLFNVSERSALRTGAAIEMVHCYSLVHDDLPAMDDDDLRRGRPTCHKQYDEATAILVGDALLTQAFEVLADEDTHSDPAVRAALVVALARASGVEGMVGGQMIDLWAEDNDLDIPAITRLQRMKTGALIRVSCESGAILGKAPEAARQALIAYAHDLGLAFQIADDLLDETGDEAAVGKRVHKDADAGKATFVSLLGIGRAREQADMLADQAAKHLEMFGEKADPLRDLARFVVERST
- a CDS encoding sulfur globule protein CV3 translates to MMKFRMLLGALVLALAVSAIPTKDSQAFWWPFDDGWGGGPWGGYPGYGWGGYPGYGYGGYPYYGGYPAYGGYPAYGGYPYYGGYGYGYPAYGYGYGYPYAVAPATQAAAPAASQ
- a CDS encoding exopolyphosphatase, with amino-acid sequence MSEAKYRLVTRSDFDGLVCAVLLRELEMVDEIKFVHPKDVQDGTVLLASTDITTNLPYDPRVHLAFDHHFSETLRLEAIPENYIVSPHAPSAARVVYDHFKGPEGFPNVAPDLMEAVDKGDSAQFTEAEIREPGGWELLNFLMDARTGLGRFKEFRISNYQLMMELIDYCRNHTIDEIMALPDVRERVELYEEHQSQFEDQIKRCTTVHGNLAVLDLRGEEIIFAGNRFLIYALYPQINISIHVIWGLQKLNTVFAIGKSVIDRGSKTNVGELALKYGGGGHEAAGTCQVENDDAEKVLAELTEIITADG
- the dxs gene encoding 1-deoxy-D-xylulose-5-phosphate synthase → MNVDAPTPLLDAIQSPDDLKDLDLEQLIELSAEIRSDIVRHVSVTGGHLGASLGVVELTVALHHVFDTPRDKLIWDVGHQAYPHKILTGRRHRMATMRQGGGLSGFVKRTESEYDPFGTGHSSTSISAGLGMAVGRDIKEADNHVVSVIGDGSMSAGMAYEAMNNAGYERSRMVVILNDNDMSIAPPVGAMSAYLSRVVSSKSFLSLRSLAKEVTRYLPRTLEAAARRADEYARGFVTGGTLFEELGFYYVGPIDGHNLEHLLPVLKNVRDAEFEDSPGPVLVHVVTQKGKGYQPAEEARDKYHGVGRFNVVTGEPIKAVSNAPAYTKVFGNALVREAENDGKIVAVTAAMPAGTGVDKFAELYPKRFFDVGIAEQHAVTFSAGLACEGLKPFCAIYSTFLQRAYDQVVHDVALQNLPVRFPIDRAGLVGADGATHAGAFDVAYLGCIPNMTIMAAADEADLDRMVATAAAYDEGPIAFRYPRGEGVGVDMPVGSEILEIGRGRVMKEGTKVAILSLGTRLAEALSAAEELAARGLTTTVADARFAKPLDEDLVHRLATNHEVLITVEEGSVGGFGSYVAQYLAHAGLLDTGHLKFRPLVLPDTYMDHDDPAKQYDRAGLSAGAMVGTALAALGIEVTTVAQGG
- a CDS encoding histone deacetylase family protein — protein: MSTLYYTHPACLDHEMGAGHPERPDRLRAINRILEGEAYLHLHRVEAPRADRALIEKVHPDWYVDDILENVPAQGHRHLDPDTALCPHTPEAALRSAGAMIDAVEQVMAGKARNAFCGVRPPGHHAEPEHAMGFCFFANAAIGALHAHESCGAERVAVVDFDVHHGNGTQAICENYPYMLYASTHQAGAYPGTGATSDRGKHDNVCNHPLDPGSGSEDFRRAYEDVIFPKIRQWKPDLLIISAGFDAHAKDPLAYLRLQDEDFGWVTEGLLTIADDCCDGRAVSVLEGGYDLTGLAGGVAAHVSALMGH
- a CDS encoding exodeoxyribonuclease VII small subunit, which encodes MTDTDSTMPDDITRLSFEEALAELETIVRTLEEGKGKLDEAIDAYQRGSNLKRHCEAKLSEARIRIDRIVQRPDGSLASEPAELD